CGCTTTCGATCCAGAGACCTTCTTCCGACTCGTAGAAATGCACATCCGTCTCATAGGGGTGCCACGCCGAGCCTTTCACCTTGCCGCTGAGCCTGTGGTCCCGCCAGCGCAAACCCGACACGGATTGGGCGTACTCACGCCCCTTGGCGACCGTGTGGGAGCCTAACCAGTCCGTAATCTGCGCGCGGTCATAGAAAACTGACGACATCAAGGAAACCCATCCATGGGTGTTCAAGCCGGTGATGACAGCAGCGCAGGTATGCAGAGCAAACGTCGAGGTTCCGCCCACGACATTGGGCCGCCTGCCTGCGTTTGCCTCCAGCATCCATTGCCAGTGATGGATGCGTATTTTACGCGAGCGCCTTCGGCTGGCCGGAGGGCTCGTCTGGATGTTCACTGCTGCGCGTCGTTTGTGTATGTCGCTGGTCGTCTTCGGCGTGCAGATAGATGCCGGTGGTCTCGATCGACGCGTGCCGCAGATTTTTCTGGATGAAGCGCAGGTCCGTGCCCGCATCGGCCTGATGGGAGGCGGCGCTGTGGCGAAGCCAGTGGGTCGATGCGCGACGTAGCGTAGCGATGCCGGCCAGGTTGGTGGTTTCGAGCGCATCAGCGGCGCGGCGGAACACTTCCCTGACGATCAGGTAGATCGCCGCGGGTGTCAGATGCCGCGCAGTGTCGCCGGCGATGCTCATCACGGCGGGCCCGGTCTCGCTTGCGCACGGCACGGGCGGCAGGTCGTGAAAGGCGCGATAGCGAGCGAAGTCCGTCATCAACGCATCGCTCACCGGCACCTCGCCCTCGGCGCCGCCCTTGCCGATGACGTGCAGCCACCATTTCCCCCGGCGTTGATAGAAGTCGGTCGCCTTTGCGTTCGCGGCTTCCGAGACACGCAGCGCGGTGTGATACAGCAGGCGGATCAGCCAGCGGCTGCGCTCGTAATGCTGCTCATCGCGCTCGCTCAGGCGTGGCCACTGCTCGACGCTCGCGAGCACGTGATCCCACAGCGCGTGATCGAGATAGCG
Above is a window of Caballeronia sp. SBC1 DNA encoding:
- a CDS encoding tyrosine-type recombinase/integrase yields the protein MNLAVTPSEPVLPIVLPIALDGSLGTNRTHGLHKQIAADTDVEAVRLWLAEYTASPHTLRSYRKEAVRLLLWTTQTLGKPLSSLTREDFLLYERFLASPTGDWADPQRPRRGRTRRLFDGPLSERSQHQALGILSGLMTYLVSAGYLAGNPLALRRGRNTSTKRSCRVERYLDHALWDHVLASVEQWPRLSERDEQHYERSRWLIRLLYHTALRVSEAANAKATDFYQRRGKWWLHVIGKGGAEGEVPVSDALMTDFARYRAFHDLPPVPCASETGPAVMSIAGDTARHLTPAAIYLIVREVFRRAADALETTNLAGIATLRRASTHWLRHSAASHQADAGTDLRFIQKNLRHASIETTGIYLHAEDDQRHTQTTRSSEHPDEPSGQPKALA